Genomic window (Streptomyces sp. RerS4):
GGAGGCGCCCGAGACGCCCGAGGGGCGGCCCCAGGCACCCGAGCCCTCCGCCTCCCCCGCCGGCACGGCCCCCGAACAGGCCGCCGTCCAGGCCGCGGAGCCCTTCCGCACGAAGATGCTCAGCGTGCCCGGCCTCGGCGAGGGCGCGGCCGGGCGGCGTTCGCGGGCCCGTACCGCGCACGGCCGCACCACCGGCGCCCAGCGCCCCCGGGGCCAGCTGACGAAGTTGCACCTCGCGGCCACCGTCCACGCCGCCGCCCCGCACCAGAAGGCGCGCGGACGCAGCGGGCGCGGCCTGGTGGTCCGTAAGGACGATCTGCGCCAGGCCACCCGGGAGGGCCGCGAGGGCAACCTCGTCCTGTTCCTGGTCGACGCCTCCGGCTCGATGGCCGCCCGGCAGCGGATGAGCGCCGTCAAGGGCGCCGTGCTGTCCCTGCTGTTGGACGCCTACCAGCGCCGGGACAAGGTCGGCCTGATCACCTTCCGGGGCGCCGGCGCCGAGCTGGCGCTGCCGCCGACCTCCTCCGTGGACACGGCGGCGGCCCGGCTGGAGCTGCTGCCGACGGGCGGGCGTACGCCGTTGGCCTCCGGCCTGCTCAAGGCTCGCGAGGTCCTGCGCCTGGAACGGCTGCGGGACCCCTCGCGCCGACCTCTGCTCGTGGTCGTCACCGACGGCCGGGCCACCTCAGCCGGCGACTTGGGTGGCGATCCGCGCGAGCTGTCCGGGCGCGGTGCCCGGCTGCTGGCCGCCGACGGGGTCACCTCCGTGGTCGTGGACTGCGAGTCGGGGCCGGTCCGACTGGGTCTGGCCGGGGCGCTGGCCGGTGACCTGGGGGCGCCCGTCGTGACCCTCGACGGGCTGCGGGCCGACTCGTTGGCCGGGCTCGTGAACCACGTACGTACTTCATCCCCGACCCTCAGGAGGGCCGCGTAATGCCTCAGGGACAGCCGTCCGTCGTTCCCGACGACGGACTCACGACGCGTCAGCGCCGCAACCGCCCGCTCGTCTTCGTCCACACCGGACCGGGCAAGGGCAAGTCGACGGCCGCGTTCGGGCTCGCGCTGCGTGCCTGGAACCAGGGTTGGCCGATCGGGGTGTTCCAGTTCGTCAAGTCGGCGAAGTGGAAGGTCGGCGAGGAGAACGCGCTGAAGGTGCTCGGCGCCTCCGGCGAGGGCGGCAGCGTCGTCTGGCACAAGATGGGCGAGGGCTGGTCCTGGGTGCAGCGTGACGCGCAGCTCGACAACGAGCAGGCCGCCAAGGAGGGGTGGGAGCAGGTCAAGCGCGATCTGGCCGCCGAGACGCACCGGCTGTACGTGCTGGACGAGTTCGCCTACCCGATGCACTGGGGCTGGATCGACGTCGACGAGGTCATCGACGTGCTGCGCGACCGTCCCGGGACGCAGCACGTGGTGATCACGGGCCGCAACGCGCCCGAGAAGCTGGTCGAGTTCGCCGACCTGGTCACGGAGATGACCAAGGTCAAGCACCCGATGGACGCGGGCCAGAAGGGCCAGAAGGGCATCGAGTGGTGATGTCGTGCACCGTGCCGCGGCTGGTCATCGCCGCGCCGTCCTCCGGCAGCGGCAAGACCACCGTGGCGACGGGCCTGATGGCGGCCTTCGCGGAGCGCGGCCTCGCCGTGTCCCCGCACAAGGCCGGGCCCGACTACATCGACCCCGGCTACCACGCGCTGGCCACCGGCCGGCCGGGGCGCAACCTGGACGCCTTCATGTGCGGGCCGGAGCTGGTCGCCCCGCTGTTCGCGCACGGCGCGGCGGGGTGTGACCTGGCGGTGGTCGAGGGCGTGATGGGCCTGTACGACGGGGCCGCCGGGCGGGGTGAGCTGGCGTCGACGGCGCAGGTCGCGAAGTTGCTGCGGGCGCCGGTGGTGCTGGTCGTGGACGCGTCGTCGCAGTCGCGGTCGGTGGCGGCGCTGGTGCACGGTTTCGCCTCGTTCGACCCTCAGGTGCGGCTCGGCGGGGTCATCCTCAACAAGGTGGGCTCCGACCGGCACGAGGAGATGCTGCGGGAGGCGCTGGAGGAGGCGGGGACGCCGGTGCTCGGCGTCCTGCGGCGTGCTCCGCAGGTTGCCGCGCCGTCGCGGCACCTGGGGCTGGTGCCGGTGGCGGAGCGGCGGTCGGACGCGTTGGCCTCCGTCGCGGCCCTGGCGGACCAGGTCCGCGCCGGCTGCGACCTCGACGCCCTGATGGCCCTGGCCCGCACGGCCCCGCCGCTGGACTGCGTCGCGTGGTCGCCGGACGGTGCCCTGACGGACACTCGGGGCACCGCCCCGAACCCCGCGCCTCAAACGCCGGCGGCGCTTGGATTGCCCTTCGGGCAGTCCAGCCCGCCGGGCGGACGGCATCAGCCAGAACCAGCCCCGCCGGCGCTTGAGGCGCGGGGGCCCGGGGGCGGGGCCCCCGACGGCGGCGCCGGGCCGAACGGACGGCCCGTCATCGCCGTCGCGGGCGGGGCGGCCTTCACGTTCTCCTACGCCGAGCACGCCGAGCTGCTCGTCGCCGCCGGCGCGGACGTCGTCACCTTCGACCCGCTCCGGGACGAGGCCCTCCCGAAGGGAGCCTCCGGCCTGGTGATCGGCGGCGGGTTCCCCGAGGTGTACGCGCCCGAGCTGTCGGCGAACGAGCCGCTGCGCCGGGCGGTGGCCGCCTTCGCCGGGGCCGGCGGACCGGTGGCGGCGGAGTGCGCGGGGCTGCTGTACCTCGCGCGGTCCCTCGACGGGAAGCCGATGTGCGGGGTCCTGGACGCGGACGCCCGGATGTCGGAGCGGCTCACGCTCGGGTACCGCGAGGCGGTGGCGGTCTCGGACAGCGCGCTCGCCGCGACCGGCACCCGGCTGCGCGGCCACGAGTTCCACCGGACGGTGATCGAACCCGGTGCCGGTACGACCCCCGCGTGGGGGTTCACGCATCCGGAGCGCCGCGTCGAGGGCTTCGTCCAGGGCGGCGTCCACGCCAGCTACCTGCACACGCACTGGGCGGCGGACCCCTCCGTCGCCCGCCGCTTCGTGGCGGCCACGGCGACCGCGGGAGCCACGGCAGCCTCCGCGGCCTCGGCAGCACACCGGTGACCTCACTCCGCGAGGCCCACCACCAGCCAGATCCCGGCCACCCCGCCCACCGTGCACATCAGCGTGGACAGGGCGGGGTGGCGGTGGTGCGCCTCGGGCAGGATCTCCGCCGCCGCCAGGTACAGCAGGGCGCCGCCGAAGAAGCCGAGGTACGCCCCGAGCGGTTCCTTCGGAAGGGTGAACAGCAAGGTGGACGCGGCGCCGACGACGGGCGCCACGGCGTCGGCGAAGAGCATCGCGAGGGCCCGGCGGCGGGCGTTCCCGTACAGGCTGGTGAGCGTGTACGTGTTGAACCCGTCGGCGAAGTCGTGGGTGATGACGGCCAGCGCCACGGCCACGCCCATGCCGCCGCCGACCTGGAAGGCGGCGCCCAGCGCCACCCCGTCGGCGACGCTGTGGCCGACCATCGCGGCGGCCGCGGTGAGCCCGACCTGCGGGACCCGCGCGCCGTTCTCCCCGCCGTGCGCGGCCTGGCGTACGGCCAGGACGCGTTCCACGACGTGGGCGGCCAGGAAGCCGGCGACGAAGAGCAGCAGGGCGAGCGGTACGCCGAGGATCTCGCGGCCCGCGGCGTGCATGGCCTCGGGCAGCAGGTCGAGGCCGACGACGCCGAGCATCAGCCCGCCGGCCAGGCCGAGCACGAGGTGGCGGCGGTCGGTGACGCGTTGCGCCGTCCAGCCGCCCGCCAGCGTCATGAGGAACGCGCCCAGAGCCACGATGACCGCCATGTGCCCCTGCATACAGACTGGCGGGCGGGCGCGCACTTCCGCGCGCGGGTGGCGGACGCCACCGTGTTGACGAGACGGATGACCCTGGAGGGAGGCCCCGGGTGGGCGAGCACGTGACCCGGTTGGTGGTCGGGGTGGGCGGTCGGGCGGGCGTTTCCGTCGCGGAGGTCTGCGCGCTGGTCGAGGAGACCCTGCGGGGTGCCGGGCTGAGCGCCGAGGCGGTGACGGCGCTGGCGACCGTGGCGGCGAAGACCCGGGAGCCGGGTCTCGCGGGTGCGGCGAAACGATTCGGCGTGCCGTTGGTGGGCTATCCCGCCGAGGAGTTGGCCGGCATCCGGGTCCCGCACCCCTCGGGGGTCGTCCGGGACGCGGCCGGGACCGCCTCGGTGGCGGAGGCCGCGGCGCTGGCGGGCGGCGGGGAACTCCTCGTACCCAAGCGGCGTTCGGTGGCGGCGACCTGCGCCGTGGCTTCGGCGCCCGAGCACGACCTGCGCCACCACGGGGACGCGGAGGTGGTGGACGCGGGCGGCGCGCTCGTGGACCTCGCGGTGAACGTACGGTCGAACACGCCGCCGGAGTGGCTGCGGCAGCGGATCGCGGACTGCCTCGGGGACCTCGCCGCGTACCCGGACGGCCGGGCGGCGCGGGCGGCGGTGGCGGCCCGGCACGGGCTGCCGGTCGAGCGGGTGCTGTTGACGGCGGGGGCGGCGGAGGCGTTCGTGCTGATCGCGCGGGCCCTGGGCGCCGTACGGCCGGTCGTGGTGCATCCGCAGTTCACCGAGCCGGAGGCGGCCCTGCGCGACGCGGGCCACCGGGTGGAACGGGTGCTGTTGCGCGCCGAGGACGGCTTCCGGCTGGACCCGGCGGCGGTGCCGCACGACGCGGACCTGGTGGTGGTCGGCAACCCGACGAACCCGACGTCCGTGCTGCACCCGGCGACGACCCTGACCGCGCTGGCCCGGCCCGGCCGGATCCTGGTGGTGGACGAGGCCTTCATGGACGCCGTCCCCGGGGAGCGGGAGGCCCTGGCCGGGCGCCTGGACGTGCCGGGGCTCGTGGTGTTGCGGAGCCTGACCAAGACCTGGGGGCTGGCGGGGCTGCGGATCGGCTACGTCCTGGCCGAGCCGGAGGTGATCGCGAAGCTGGCGGCGGCGCAGCCGCTGTGGCCCGTGTCGACGCCGGCCCTGATCGCGGCGGAGGCGTGCGTGTCGCCGCGGGCGCTGGCCGAGGCGGAGGAGGCGGCGCGGCGCATCGAGGTGGACCGGGAGCACCTGTTGGCCGGGCTCGCGGAGTTCGAGGAGATCACGGCCGTCGGGGCGGCGCGGGGGCCGTTCGTCCTGATCCGCGTCGAGGGCGCGGCGGAGATCCGGACCCGGCTGCGGGCGCTGGGCTTCGCGGTGCGGCGCGGGGACACCTTCCCGGGGCTCGACGCGTCGTGGCTGCGCCTGGCGGTCCGCGACCGGGCGACGACCGGCCGTCTGCTCCAGGCCCTGGACCACGCGCTGGCCCTGACCGCCCGCTGAGGGAAGGGGGCCGGGCGGGCCGGGCGGGCCCGGGTGTCGCGGAACGCGGAGCGTCCGGCGCGTGCCCGACGCCGGCGGGTGCCCGGACGACGCGGCCGGGGACGGGAAACGTCCAGTGCGGCCCGACGCCGGCGGGTGCCCCGGCGACGCCCCCGACGCCGGACACCGCGGAACGCGGAGCGTCCGGCGCGGGCCGACGCCGGCGGGTACCCGTACGGCACGGCCGACGACGGGCGCCCCGGGACGGGGAGCGTTCGGTGGGGCCCGACGTCGGCGGGTGTCCCGGCGACGGGCCGGCGGGCGGGTCGCCCGTACGGGCCGTTTCGTTGCGCGGGCGGCCGTCGCGCACGCCTACGATGACGCCACCGGCCGCGCGACGCGGCGCGACGAGGAGGGGCGGGACGGCATGAAGGCAGCGGCGCGCATAGGCATGGCCCTGGCGGGGGTGGCGGTGGTGGGCGGCGCGGTGTTCGTCGCGCCCCGGCTGCTGGACGGCGCGGCCGGGCCCTCGGCGCAGCAGCGGCTCGGGGCCGAACCGGGCACCTCGCCGGGCGCGTCCGACGGCAAGGGGTCCCCCTTCACCCTCGTGGCGACGGGCGACATCATCCCGTACCCGTCGATCGTCCAGCGCGCGGCGACCGACGCGGGGCGGGCCGGGGAGTACGACTTCCGGAAGATACTCGCCGGGGTCAAACCCCTGGTGTCCGCCGCTGACCTGGCGATATGCCATCACGAGATACCGTACGGGAAGCCGGGCGGCCCCTACACCGGCTATCCCACCTTCAAGGCCCCGCACCAGCTGGCCGACGCCCTGAAGGACGCCGGCTACGACAGCTGCTCCACCGCTTCGAACCACACCCTGGACGACGGCTACGACGGCCTCGTCCGCACCCTGGACCACCTCGACCGGGCCGGCATCCGGCACGTCGGGTCGGCCCGCAACGCCGACGAGGCCAAGGCCCCGGCGCTGCTGACGGCCGGCGGCGCGAAGGTGGCCCAGCTGTCGTACACGTACGGCACGAACGGCATCCCGCTCCCCCAGGGCAAGCCGTGGGCCGTCAACCTCATCGACGCGGACCGGATCATCGCCGACGCCCGCGCCGCCCGCGCCGCGGGCGCCCACGTGGTGGTGCTCAGCATCCACTGGGGCTCCGAGTGGCAGACGGCCCCCGACCAGCAGCAACGTGATCTGTCGCAGGCGTTGACCGCCTCCCGGGGCATGGACGGACTGCCCGACATCGACCTCGTCATCGGCACCCACAACCACGTGCCGCAACCGTACGAGAAGATCAACGGCACGTGGGTGGTGTTCGGGATGGGCGATCAGGTGGCCAGCTTCGTACCGGCCGACAAGCTCCGCGGAAACCAGTCCTCGATCCCCCGCTTCACCTTCGCCCCGTCGGCCTCGCACGCGGGCCGCTGGGAGGTGGTGAAGGCCGAATACCTCACGCAGTACTCGGACATGGGGCCGCCCTTCCGCGTCGTCTGCGCCTCCTGCGCCGAGGGCGACGCCTCCCTGCCGGCGGCCAAGCGCACCGAATACGGCCGGATCGACAAGGAGGTCTCCGCCGCCGTGACGTCACGCGGCGCGGCCGCGTCGGGCCTGGAGCGCGCGACGCGCTGACTCGACGCCGGGCCGTCAGGCCCGGCCGCGGCGGGTCACCACGAGGGCGGCCGCGCCGATGCCGAGGAGGAGCAGCGCGCCGCCGGTGACGTACGGGGTGACCGAACCGGCGCCGGTCTCGGCGAGGTTGGCCTGGGTGACGGAGGTGCCGGAGCCGCCCGAGGTGACCGCGCCGGTCTGCGGCTTGACGTCGGGCTTGGCGTCGGGCTTGGCGTCCGGCTTCGCGGAGGGGCTCGGCGCGGGGCCCTTCGGGGACGCGCAGTGCGCTTCCGCGAGGACGATCTCGCCGTCCACCTGGGCCACGTTCAGGTTCAGCGGGTTGACGGAGACCTTGAGCCGCAGCGCGGCCGCGGCGGCCGTGGTGGAGGTGGTCTCCGTGGCGGACAGCTCCAGGCTGACCAGTCCGACGCCCGGGACCTCGACCTTGCTGGGGCCGCCCGCCGTGAGGGTGACCTTCTTGCCGAGGGCCGTGACGGTGCCGAGGACGTTCGAGGTGGCCACCGGCTTCTTCCCGGCCTCGCAGACGGCCTTGGAGGTGACCTTCTCCACCTCGATGAGCGAGAGGCTCGGCAGGCCCGGCACGTGCACCTTGGCGTGGGCGAGGTTGGCCTCGGCCTCGGCGCGGTTCTTGTCGGCGGTGGCCTTGGAGGTGGCGACGTCCGCCTTCAGCACGCTGACCGGTCGGCCCTGTTCGGCGCCGTCGAGGGTGACGGTCAGGGCCGTCTTCTCGGCCGCGCCGGGGGCGCTGACTTCATTGAGGGTGGCCTTCAGCGGCAGGTGGACGGACTTGTTGAGCAGGCCGACGTCCAGACCGGTCCGCAGGACGACGGCTCCGGACCTGCCCTCGCCCGTGGCCCCGCCGCCGCCCGTGGCGAGGGCGGGCGGGGCGGTGAGCAGGGCGACCGCCCCCGTGGCGAGGAGCGCGGCCGCGGGCAGGCGGAAGGTGTTGCTGTTCAAGGTGGTGGAACCCCCGGAGAGATGGGCGCCGTCGCGCCGCCAATGGGGGACATCGCGCGCGCCGACGGCTTCGACGCTCGAAGTTTTACGCACTGTGGGTGAACGGGCGGGAACCTACGGTTAGTTCACCCCAAAGGGTGGTTTCCACGCGTGTATTCGATTTTTGACGCCCCACGCGCCCCGTGCGTTCCCCGAGCACCTCTCCAACGACCGTTTCAGGCCATTACAACGACGGACGGGACGCCGACGTCACGCCCCGTCAACTCGACGCCCGCCGGCCGTACTCGACACCTACGGCCACCCTGCTCGGCGACCGCTACGCCCGCACCGCCCCGTTCACGACCACCCGCTCCGGCCGCGCCAGGGCCCGTACGTCGGCCCGTGGGTCCTCCGCGTACACCACGAGGTCGGCCGGCGCTCCCTCCACCAGGCCGGGCCGGCCCAGCCAGGAGCGGGCGCCCCAGGTCGTCGCCGAGAGCGCGTCCAGCGGCGGGATCCCGGCCTTCACCAGCTCGGCCACCTCGGCCGCGACGAGCCCGTGCGGCAGGGAACCGCCCGCGTCCGTGCCGACGTAGACGCCGATCCCCGCGTCCCAGGCGGACCGTACGGTGTCGTAGCGCCGCTCGTGCAGCCTGCGCATGTGCGCCGACCAGCGGGGGAACTTCGTCTCGCCGCCGGCCGCCAGCTTCGGGAACGTCGCGATGTTGACGAGGGTCGGGACGATCGCCACCCCGCGCTCCGCGAAGAGCGGGATGGTGTCCTCGGTGAGACCCGTGGCGTGCTCGATGCAGTCGATGCCCGCCTCGACCAGGTCCCGGAGCGAGTCCTCGGCGAAGCAGTGCGCCGTGACGCGGGCCCCGAGGCGGTGGGCCTCGGCGATGGCGGCCTCCACCTCGGCGCGCGGCCAGCAGGCGGTCAGGTCGCCCGCGTCCCGGTCGATCCAGTCGCCGACGAGCTTGACCCAGCCGTCGCCGCGCCGGGCCTCCCGGGCCACGTACGCCACCAGTTCGTCGGGCTCGATCTCGTGCGCGTAGTTGCGGATGTAGCGGCGGGTGCGGGCGATGTGCCGGCCCGCGCGGATGATCTTCGGGAGGTCCTCGCGCCCGTCGATCCAGCGGGTGTCGGACGGCGATCCGGCGTCGCGGATCAGCAGCGTGCCGGCGTCGCGGTCGGCGAGGGCCTGCTGTTCGGCGGTCGCGGCGTCGACCGGCCCGTGCGCGTCCAGGCCCACGTGGCAGTGGGCGTCGACCAGGCCGGGCAGGACCCAGCCGGTGACCGTGGTGACCTCGCGGGCGGCGGTCGGCCGCTCGTAGGAGATCCGGCCACCGACGACCCAGAGTTCGTCGCGCGCCTCGTGGGGCCC
Coding sequences:
- a CDS encoding amidohydrolase family protein, yielding MSDHNGVLHVKGRVLVGPHEARDELWVVGGRISYERPTAAREVTTVTGWVLPGLVDAHCHVGLDAHGPVDAATAEQQALADRDAGTLLIRDAGSPSDTRWIDGREDLPKIIRAGRHIARTRRYIRNYAHEIEPDELVAYVAREARRGDGWVKLVGDWIDRDAGDLTACWPRAEVEAAIAEAHRLGARVTAHCFAEDSLRDLVEAGIDCIEHATGLTEDTIPLFAERGVAIVPTLVNIATFPKLAAGGETKFPRWSAHMRRLHERRYDTVRSAWDAGIGVYVGTDAGGSLPHGLVAAEVAELVKAGIPPLDALSATTWGARSWLGRPGLVEGAPADLVVYAEDPRADVRALARPERVVVNGAVRA
- the cobO gene encoding cob(I)yrinic acid a,c-diamide adenosyltransferase, encoding MPQGQPSVVPDDGLTTRQRRNRPLVFVHTGPGKGKSTAAFGLALRAWNQGWPIGVFQFVKSAKWKVGEENALKVLGASGEGGSVVWHKMGEGWSWVQRDAQLDNEQAAKEGWEQVKRDLAAETHRLYVLDEFAYPMHWGWIDVDEVIDVLRDRPGTQHVVITGRNAPEKLVEFADLVTEMTKVKHPMDAGQKGQKGIEW
- the cobC gene encoding Rv2231c family pyridoxal phosphate-dependent protein CobC; its protein translation is MTRLVVGVGGRAGVSVAEVCALVEETLRGAGLSAEAVTALATVAAKTREPGLAGAAKRFGVPLVGYPAEELAGIRVPHPSGVVRDAAGTASVAEAAALAGGGELLVPKRRSVAATCAVASAPEHDLRHHGDAEVVDAGGALVDLAVNVRSNTPPEWLRQRIADCLGDLAAYPDGRAARAAVAARHGLPVERVLLTAGAAEAFVLIARALGAVRPVVVHPQFTEPEAALRDAGHRVERVLLRAEDGFRLDPAAVPHDADLVVVGNPTNPTSVLHPATTLTALARPGRILVVDEAFMDAVPGEREALAGRLDVPGLVVLRSLTKTWGLAGLRIGYVLAEPEVIAKLAAAQPLWPVSTPALIAAEACVSPRALAEAEEAARRIEVDREHLLAGLAEFEEITAVGAARGPFVLIRVEGAAEIRTRLRALGFAVRRGDTFPGLDASWLRLAVRDRATTGRLLQALDHALALTAR
- a CDS encoding CapA family protein, whose protein sequence is MSRRRAGGRVARTGRFVARAAVAHAYDDATGRATRRDEEGRDGMKAAARIGMALAGVAVVGGAVFVAPRLLDGAAGPSAQQRLGAEPGTSPGASDGKGSPFTLVATGDIIPYPSIVQRAATDAGRAGEYDFRKILAGVKPLVSAADLAICHHEIPYGKPGGPYTGYPTFKAPHQLADALKDAGYDSCSTASNHTLDDGYDGLVRTLDHLDRAGIRHVGSARNADEAKAPALLTAGGAKVAQLSYTYGTNGIPLPQGKPWAVNLIDADRIIADARAARAAGAHVVVLSIHWGSEWQTAPDQQQRDLSQALTASRGMDGLPDIDLVIGTHNHVPQPYEKINGTWVVFGMGDQVASFVPADKLRGNQSSIPRFTFAPSASHAGRWEVVKAEYLTQYSDMGPPFRVVCASCAEGDASLPAAKRTEYGRIDKEVSAAVTSRGAAASGLERATR
- a CDS encoding cobyrinate a,c-diamide synthase, with product MSCTVPRLVIAAPSSGSGKTTVATGLMAAFAERGLAVSPHKAGPDYIDPGYHALATGRPGRNLDAFMCGPELVAPLFAHGAAGCDLAVVEGVMGLYDGAAGRGELASTAQVAKLLRAPVVLVVDASSQSRSVAALVHGFASFDPQVRLGGVILNKVGSDRHEEMLREALEEAGTPVLGVLRRAPQVAAPSRHLGLVPVAERRSDALASVAALADQVRAGCDLDALMALARTAPPLDCVAWSPDGALTDTRGTAPNPAPQTPAALGLPFGQSSPPGGRHQPEPAPPALEARGPGGGAPDGGAGPNGRPVIAVAGGAAFTFSYAEHAELLVAAGADVVTFDPLRDEALPKGASGLVIGGGFPEVYAPELSANEPLRRAVAAFAGAGGPVAAECAGLLYLARSLDGKPMCGVLDADARMSERLTLGYREAVAVSDSALAATGTRLRGHEFHRTVIEPGAGTTPAWGFTHPERRVEGFVQGGVHASYLHTHWAADPSVARRFVAATATAGATAASAASAAHR
- a CDS encoding SCO1860 family LAETG-anchored protein, which codes for MNSNTFRLPAAALLATGAVALLTAPPALATGGGGATGEGRSGAVVLRTGLDVGLLNKSVHLPLKATLNEVSAPGAAEKTALTVTLDGAEQGRPVSVLKADVATSKATADKNRAEAEANLAHAKVHVPGLPSLSLIEVEKVTSKAVCEAGKKPVATSNVLGTVTALGKKVTLTAGGPSKVEVPGVGLVSLELSATETTSTTAAAAALRLKVSVNPLNLNVAQVDGEIVLAEAHCASPKGPAPSPSAKPDAKPDAKPDVKPQTGAVTSGGSGTSVTQANLAETGAGSVTPYVTGGALLLLGIGAAALVVTRRGRA
- a CDS encoding ZIP family metal transporter — protein: MAVIVALGAFLMTLAGGWTAQRVTDRRHLVLGLAGGLMLGVVGLDLLPEAMHAAGREILGVPLALLLFVAGFLAAHVVERVLAVRQAAHGGENGARVPQVGLTAAAAMVGHSVADGVALGAAFQVGGGMGVAVALAVITHDFADGFNTYTLTSLYGNARRRALAMLFADAVAPVVGAASTLLFTLPKEPLGAYLGFFGGALLYLAAAEILPEAHHRHPALSTLMCTVGGVAGIWLVVGLAE